Proteins from a single region of Geminicoccaceae bacterium:
- a CDS encoding N-acetylglucosamine kinase, translated as MTEHYYLGVDMGGTATRWAVVDSVGNEVARGRAPGATGLIFEAASRATFVGTLEAMREVMPGRIDFAHFGITGAGFSRHRQIEQQIEDVFGLPAGCYHYSNDMLLGWHAAFGGSRGHLVSSGTGSIGVSIDADGNATVVGGRGLLIDDGGSGTWIALRALDRLFRVIDEHGQPKGAEVLARNLFDAIGGSDWDDVRSHVYGSGRGRIGELAVAVAAAVEQGDTHATAIITAAGGELCRLARALLHRCGPAKIAFVGGVLALHPLISKEIRRQMAGEDIDFPRIDAALAAARMARSKGEAVA; from the coding sequence ATGACGGAACATTACTATCTTGGTGTTGACATGGGGGGTACAGCTACGCGCTGGGCAGTCGTGGACAGCGTGGGCAATGAGGTCGCGCGGGGCAGGGCTCCCGGCGCCACCGGACTGATCTTCGAGGCTGCCAGCCGTGCCACCTTTGTCGGCACGCTCGAAGCGATGCGCGAAGTCATGCCGGGCCGCATCGATTTTGCCCATTTCGGCATCACCGGAGCAGGGTTTTCCCGACATCGACAGATCGAGCAGCAGATCGAAGATGTCTTCGGGCTTCCCGCGGGATGCTACCATTATTCCAATGACATGCTGCTGGGCTGGCACGCGGCGTTCGGCGGCAGCCGGGGGCATCTGGTGTCATCCGGCACTGGTTCGATTGGCGTCTCGATCGATGCCGATGGCAACGCGACGGTTGTGGGCGGTCGCGGGTTGCTCATCGATGACGGCGGATCGGGCACATGGATCGCCTTGCGCGCGCTCGACAGGCTCTTCAGGGTGATTGACGAACATGGGCAGCCCAAAGGGGCCGAAGTGTTGGCCAGAAATTTGTTTGATGCGATCGGCGGCAGCGACTGGGATGATGTTCGCAGTCACGTCTATGGCAGCGGCCGGGGCAGAATCGGCGAACTCGCGGTAGCTGTGGCTGCTGCCGTCGAGCAGGGTGATACGCATGCGACGGCCATCATCACCGCTGCCGGTGGCGAACTCTGCCGTCTCGCTCGTGCATTGCTGCATCGCTGCGGTCCTGCGAAGATCGCATTTGTCGGAGGCGTGCTCGCGTTGCATCCGCTGATCAGCAAGGAAATCCGGCGCCAGATGGCCGGCGAGGATATCGATTTCCCGCGGATCGATGCTGCGCTTGCAGCAGCACGGATGGCTCGAAGCAAGGGGGAAGCTGTGGCATGA
- a CDS encoding putative N-acetylmannosamine-6-phosphate 2-epimerase: MIALQKGGLIVSCQARADNPLHGPVHMAAMARAAEAGGAVAIRANGTADVTAIRNATNLPVIGINKLFRDGEEVYITPDIVAADAIIATGAEVIGLDCTDRPRAGDDWQLVLRHISNAGRLTFADISNFEEGVRAADAGADFVATTLAGHTTQTRSDFPVANLGLIEQLAARLAVPVIAEGMINTPQLARAALLAGAHAVVVGTMITNPCAITRAFVADMTGLA, from the coding sequence ATGATCGCGCTGCAAAAAGGGGGATTGATCGTCTCCTGTCAGGCCCGTGCGGACAATCCGTTGCATGGGCCTGTGCACATGGCCGCCATGGCCAGGGCTGCCGAGGCGGGCGGTGCTGTGGCCATACGGGCTAACGGCACCGCCGATGTTACTGCTATCCGCAATGCGACCAACTTGCCGGTCATCGGGATCAACAAGCTCTTTCGCGATGGCGAGGAGGTTTATATCACTCCCGATATCGTGGCCGCCGACGCCATCATCGCAACCGGAGCGGAAGTCATCGGTCTCGACTGCACGGACAGGCCGCGTGCCGGCGACGACTGGCAGCTTGTCTTGCGTCATATCTCGAATGCAGGACGATTGACTTTCGCTGATATCTCCAACTTCGAGGAAGGTGTCCGGGCAGCTGATGCCGGAGCGGATTTCGTTGCCACCACGCTCGCCGGTCATACCACGCAAACAAGGAGCGACTTCCCCGTTGCCAATCTGGGATTGATCGAGCAACTGGCTGCCCGTCTGGCCGTGCCGGTGATTGCCGAGGGCATGATCAATACACCACAACTTGCGCGAGCGGCTTTGCTTGCGGGAGCTCACGCAGTGGTGGTAGGTACGATGATCACCAATCCGTGCGCAATTACCCGCGCCTTCGTGGCAGACATGACAGGACTGGCATGA